The genome window TGGTCTTATTATACCGCAAAGCAGCCCCTGTTGGAAAGATATTTTGCCGTCTTTCCGGAGGTTAGGGGGCGCTCGAAGCAGGTATAATCCATTTTGATATCCGCTTAGCTCTCCTGTTGAGAAAGTCAAATTGCGTATTCTGCTAACAAATGATGACGGCGTGCAAGCCGCGGGTCTCCATGCGGCCCGTCGTGCGCTCGGCCGTATCGGGGAGGTCTTTGTTGTTGCGCCCGAACGCCCTCGAAGTGCCGTTGGGCACTCGATAACGCTTCACAAGCCCCTTCGGCTTACCGCTATCACCTTTCCAGATGGTGCAGAAGGCTTTGCCTGCAACGGTACCCCCGCCGATTGTGTCGCCCTCGGCTACGAGGTTGTTATGAGCGGTCGCTGCGATCTCGTGGTCTCTGGAATCAACGCGGGCGCCAATTTAGGTTGGGATGTGGTCTACAGCGGTACGGTAGCTGGCGCTCGTGAGGGGGCCGTGCTCGGCATTCCCTCGCTTGCCGTTTCCCTCTGTCTGCCCGAAAACGTGGCCGCCAACACTATCTCTTTCGAGCCTATCGCGACCTTCATTGGGCAGGTGGCCGAGCGTATTCAACGCTATGGCCTTCCTCCCCATGTGCTGCTCAACATCAATATTCCCTACAAACCCGATGCATCGGAGCTTCCCATCGCGATCACGCGGCAGGGGCGGAGGGAGTATGTCAACCGCATCGCGGTGCGTGAAGACCCCTATGGACGACCCTACTACTGGCTTGGGGGCAGTGTGCGACCGGAAGAGCCTGAACCTGGCTCGGACGTCTATGCGGTTCAGCACGGAGCCATCTCCATTACCCCCATCCATCTCGATATGACGGCCTATTCGCTGATGGAGGCCCTGCAGGGTTGGGGCTGGGAGACCTTTCCTATAGAGGAGCGAGACCATGAAGCGACGTGAGCTGCTCGGCCTTTCGGGGGCCTTTTTCCTCACGGGAGGAGGCCAAACCGAAGCGGTAGCAAAGGATCTAGGGTTGGATGTCCGCCGTTTTGGCGCGGTGGGAGATGGGAAGACAAAGAACACCGCTGCCCTTCAGCGCGCAATAGACACGGCTTCGGCGGCCGGTGGCGGAACGGTGTACGTGCCCGCCGGCATCTACCTCACAGGTGGCCTTGTGTTGAAGAGCAACACATGTCTCTATCTTGATGCCGGTGCTACCCTGTTGGGCAGCACCGACCCCGCAGATTATGAAGACCATCCTGGTCCGGCAGCCGGTGGCGATGCCAACACGCGCCATCTCCTCTTTGCCGAGAACGCCGAAAACATCGCCATCTGCGGTTTAGGAACGGTGGATGGGCAAGGCCCGACCTTTTGGCAGCCTACCCATCGTCCGCCTCCTCGCCCAGAAGACCTTTGGCGCGATGTGATCGCCTACGACTATCGGCCCATTCGCCAAGGTGGGAAGCAGATACGTCCCTCCCCAATGTTGGAGTTTGTTCGCTGCCGAAACGTCCATATAGAAGGCGTGCTGCTTGCTAACTCGCCAGGATGGACGCTACGCCCCATTCTCTGCGAATCGGTTACCATTCGGGGCATCCGCGTGCGTAACCCCGTCTACGGCCCCAACACCGATGGAATGGACATCACCTGTTGCCACAACGTCTTTATTTCCGACTGCGACATCGCCACCGGCGACGATGCCATCTGCCTTAAAAGCGAGAACCCTTACGGTGGTCCGGTGCAAGCCAACGAAAACATCACGATCACCAACTGTGTGCTTACCACCTGCTGTAACGGTTTTAAGATGGGCACAGCGACCCATGGCGCCTTTCGAGACATCACGTTCACCAACTCGGTGATCTACAATGCGGATGCCGACCCCATCAATGCACGGGTGATTGCCGGTATCGCCATCGAGATGGTGGATGGGGGATCGGTGGAGGGCATCGTTATCTCGAATATTGCGATGCGCAACGTGCGTACCCCTCTTTTTGTACGCCTCGGCACACGAACAGAGAGCCCGACCACGCCCACCTCGCTTCGAGGCGTCCGAATCAGCCAAATTTATGCCACCGGTTCTCTGCTAACCTCTTCCGTTACAGGGCTACCGAGCCATCGAGTACAAGAGGTGCAGCTAGAGAATATCTTCATCGAGACCGTGGAGGGAGGCAAGGCCGATTGGGTTGAGCGCACGGTGCCAGAGCAGCCAAAAGCCTACCCTGAGGCGCGCATGTTTGGAAGGTTGCCCGCCTACGGCTTATACTGTCGCCATGTGGACGATTTGCGGCTCTCACAAATAGAGGTTGTAACCAAGGTTCGGGATGAGCGACCCGCCCTGGTTTGTGACGACGTGAAGCACCTCACGCTGAACGGTTTGCAGGCTTCGGCACCCTCCACCGAAATACCATTGGTGCTGCTAAACGATGCGCAAGGCGTCTTCATCCATGGATGCACGGTACCGCAAGGCGTACAAACCTTTCTAGCGCTATCGGGGCCTCAGACCGCGCGCGTGCGGCTTGTTGGAAACGATCTCTCAGGAGCCAAACAGGCGTTTACGCTGCGGCCCGATGTGCCAAAGAGGGCCGTGCGAGCTACTGGAAATTTGCAATGGGGCTGAAAAGGGGGTAAAGTATCTGATAACTTAGAAACCATAAGGAAGCAAAGAAACGCTCCGAAAGCAAATTTGGCATGACATTGCGAAAAACAAAAATTGTTTGCACCATCGGGCCAAGTAGCTGTCATCGTAAAACGCTAGAGCGTATGTTGCAAGCTGGCATGGATGTTGCCCGTCTTAACTTTTCCCACGGTGACCATGCCTGGCACGCGCAGGTGATCGCCGACCTGCGCGAAATCTCGCAAAAAGTGGGCAAACCTCTCGCCCTTCTGCAAGACCTCTGCGGGCCAAAACTTCGGCTAGGTGACCTTGGAGCCGACGGTGTGTCGCTGAAAAGAGGTCAGGTGGTGGGCTTCATTGCGCATGATGTCCTGGAACCTCCTGCAAGCCCCTCCGACAAGCTTCTCCTGCCGCTGCCGGTGCCGGAGCTGCTGGCGGCGCTTCAGCCGGGACGCAAGCTGCTGCTCGATGATGGAAAAATCCTTCTGCGGGTTCTGCGCACCGAGCCCACAAGGGAGGCGCCAGCCCCCATTGTTTGGGCGCAATGCCTCTCCGGAGGAAAGCTGCTTTCGCGTAAAGGGGTCGCGGCGCCGGGCACTCCGTTCTCTATTCCCGCTCTCACTGCGCGCGATCTCGATGACCTGCGTTTTGGCCTAAGTCAGGGGGTGGATTGGGTGGCTGTCTCTTTTGTGCGCCATGCAGAAGACCTTCAACCCATCTTCTCCACCATGCAGCAGCTGGGAGTGCGGGTGCCCGTGATGGCCAAAATAGAGAAGGTCGAGGCGGTTCACCATTTTGAGGCCATCTTAAAGGTTGTGGATGGGGTGATGGTAGCGCGAGGCGACCTCGGGGTGGAGATGCGCTTTGACGAGGTGCCCATCGTGCAAAAACAGCTCATTCGCGCCTGTAACCGAGCGGCAAAACCGGTGGTCACGGCCACCCAGATGCTCGAATCGATGATACAGTGTCCGCGCCCAACGCGTGCTGAAGCCGCCGACGTGGCCAATGCGATCCTCGACGGCACCGACGCCGTTATGCTTTCGGCCGAGACGGCCTCTGGAGCCTATCCTGTGGAGGCCGTGCGCACCATGGCACGTATTGCGCTGACAACCGAAAAGGCCTTTTTCCGCAATCGCAGCTATGCGGAGCGCTTGGCGCCTCCGCACCAACTCACCGAGGCCGTCGGCCATGCGGCCGCCCAGATCGCCTGTGAAATTGGCGCCAAAGCCATCCTCTGTGCTACCTCCACCGGCCGAACCGCTCGCCTGGTGGCCTCGCATCGGCCTCCCGTCCGTATTCTTGGGGCCACTCCGAGCCGC of Chthonomonas calidirosea T49 contains these proteins:
- the surE gene encoding 5'/3'-nucleotidase SurE, producing the protein MRILLTNDDGVQAAGLHAARRALGRIGEVFVVAPERPRSAVGHSITLHKPLRLTAITFPDGAEGFACNGTPADCVALGYEVVMSGRCDLVVSGINAGANLGWDVVYSGTVAGAREGAVLGIPSLAVSLCLPENVAANTISFEPIATFIGQVAERIQRYGLPPHVLLNINIPYKPDASELPIAITRQGRREYVNRIAVREDPYGRPYYWLGGSVRPEEPEPGSDVYAVQHGAISITPIHLDMTAYSLMEALQGWGWETFPIEERDHEAT
- the pyk gene encoding pyruvate kinase codes for the protein MTLRKTKIVCTIGPSSCHRKTLERMLQAGMDVARLNFSHGDHAWHAQVIADLREISQKVGKPLALLQDLCGPKLRLGDLGADGVSLKRGQVVGFIAHDVLEPPASPSDKLLLPLPVPELLAALQPGRKLLLDDGKILLRVLRTEPTREAPAPIVWAQCLSGGKLLSRKGVAAPGTPFSIPALTARDLDDLRFGLSQGVDWVAVSFVRHAEDLQPIFSTMQQLGVRVPVMAKIEKVEAVHHFEAILKVVDGVMVARGDLGVEMRFDEVPIVQKQLIRACNRAAKPVVTATQMLESMIQCPRPTRAEAADVANAILDGTDAVMLSAETASGAYPVEAVRTMARIALTTEKAFFRNRSYAERLAPPHQLTEAVGHAAAQIACEIGAKAILCATSTGRTARLVASHRPPVRILGATPSRATYHALAMVWGVQPCLVEAVKDTDSMMRETLDVAQRLQLVRPGDTVVLTAGVPVNRPGTTNLIRVHTVGTTLEANPLAHS
- a CDS encoding glycoside hydrolase family 28 protein, with product MKRRELLGLSGAFFLTGGGQTEAVAKDLGLDVRRFGAVGDGKTKNTAALQRAIDTASAAGGGTVYVPAGIYLTGGLVLKSNTCLYLDAGATLLGSTDPADYEDHPGPAAGGDANTRHLLFAENAENIAICGLGTVDGQGPTFWQPTHRPPPRPEDLWRDVIAYDYRPIRQGGKQIRPSPMLEFVRCRNVHIEGVLLANSPGWTLRPILCESVTIRGIRVRNPVYGPNTDGMDITCCHNVFISDCDIATGDDAICLKSENPYGGPVQANENITITNCVLTTCCNGFKMGTATHGAFRDITFTNSVIYNADADPINARVIAGIAIEMVDGGSVEGIVISNIAMRNVRTPLFVRLGTRTESPTTPTSLRGVRISQIYATGSLLTSSVTGLPSHRVQEVQLENIFIETVEGGKADWVERTVPEQPKAYPEARMFGRLPAYGLYCRHVDDLRLSQIEVVTKVRDERPALVCDDVKHLTLNGLQASAPSTEIPLVLLNDAQGVFIHGCTVPQGVQTFLALSGPQTARVRLVGNDLSGAKQAFTLRPDVPKRAVRATGNLQWG